A window of Rosa rugosa chromosome 7, drRosRugo1.1, whole genome shotgun sequence genomic DNA:
AACTGGGGCGGTGAGGCCCTCAAACTCATATTAttagttgaagaagaagatacaACAAGGGGGGCATAAAGCCTAAATCCCGTCAACAATTACATATATTAATTCTGGTAGAGATCGACcgcaaaagagaaaaaaatatgaaCTAAAATGCTAAGTGCTCAAAATCTGAACAAGAAAATCATTCCATTCACCCTCTTCCATGGTATATGGCTGGTCATCCTTCACTAGCTCCCCTATAAAAGAGTCGGGCCAGTTTGCACCAACCATAACATCACTCAAGTTGCCTCCATACAGATCGACTTCCCCTGGTGTCAAGATACCCTCTTCAGCTGGCATTTGCTGCAACTGATTTTTATCTTGGTCACTCATTATTTCATTAGCTGAAAATAATGTTGGTATCTGACATTGTTGCCCCAAATTTTCTTCGCTTGGTTGAGGTTCAGCTGGCAGCAAGAATTGTTGTTGATCATACCATTTTTCTAGCTGAGGGAAATCCAATAATGATGGTGCTGGCACATTTTTCTTCGCTTGGAGCATCTCatgattctcttcttcttgccttaattttctcttcttcttttccggTGGTATATCGTTCTTCCTGAGTAAACAAAGAGAGTATGCATTCTTATTTACTTGTTCCTGCTTGTGCAGGAGTTGCGACTCATCAAGTTCGAACTCGTACATGATCCAGCGACCATGATGCACAGAGCTCGTATTCTTGTAGGTGTAGGTTTTCTTGAAACCAAGAAGAGTAGTTGTTGGCTGCTGATTCTGATCAAGAAGATATATCTGCTTGGCTGCGTCCTGGCCTTTCCATGTTCCACTCCCAACTTTTCTGCTTATACGCGAGGCTTTTGCactcaccttcttctttttggtaAAGAAGTAGAGATCTTTGTTCCTTCTCAAGTCGTTTGCCCTTCTTGCTTCATATCTTTCCCATATATTCCAAGGTTCTTGCTCACCATAAAGATCCAACTCGCAAATAAGGGCTTCTTTTCCGGGTACCTCCTCTCCATTCACCTTGGGTTTAAGGTAGTACATGAGTAGTTCATCTTCCATGGGGCAAAACCTTTGGCCCGGAAGAAGCATATAACGCTCATAGCCACCCTCCATTAATGGAAGTTGGTTGTTGTTTCTGCTGGCCCGACTTTGTAGGGGTTTATGCGTACGTGGAGCAATCAAATTCCAATAAAtggcttttttttatttaaaaaaaaaaagaacctagaaattgatatgggcacccagagaaaagctccAGGCACCCAATCGGATTTCCAATAGTTCAACCGTGAAACTTGAACCACGACGCCGCCGATTTCTCACCACCTCAGAGCCTCCGTCGTGAAGCTGACCGGAATTGGAGGCGTTGGGTTCGGAATCGAGGCTGGGCCTTGTCGATCGGAATCGGAGCAGGTCCTTGTCGATCGGAATCGGAGCTGGGCCTTGTCGATCGGAGTCCGAATCGCCGCTGGGCCTTGCCGTCGAGTGTTTTCGCCGCCAGGGGCGGATTCAGGGGGTGGCGAGGTTTGGCAGTTGCCCCTGCGCACTTGGAAGAAGGCGAAGAAGATGACCTCTGGGTCTGTTAAAAATCGCGAAGAAGATGATGCTCTGATTCTTTTGGAAACCACTATGAATTGGGGTGAATTTATAGAAACTCAAAACTTGATCGACAAGAACCGACTTTGTAGGGGTTTATACGTACGTGGACCAATCAGATTCCAATAAATGACTTTTAGAAAAGGGATCCTCGAAACGATGCCGTTTAATGAAACTAACAAAACAACCGTttgaaaaattaattataaaaaaattcaaaacattgctattggtttttattttttatttttcttccttcCAAGTGCGCAGGGGCCCTCCATCAAATTCATTTAtcaaatttattttcttatcctAATTAATGAATCAATAGAAGCTGACGGATGTTCATCATCTCATCGAGATTCAttgattattttttctttcttactgaatttttttaattatagtaAATAATATTTATTTGTACAttttattgatatatatatatatatatatatatatatatatatatatgttgtgatCAATGAATTTTTATTGATCTTCACCTAcagtggcggatctaggatCCGAGACTTGTCTAGGCTACTTAGAAGtacattaatattttttttttattgaggtTTGGAACCCACATGAAAACAGAATTACCAAAAGCAAATCCTAAACATGATCGCAGGTCTAAAATTTGAACTGATGCAGTGGAATATAGAGCAAAGCATGTTAAAACCACACACATCCTAAACAAGATCGCAGGTCTAAAATTTGAACTGATACGCTAGAATACTTCATAGGAACACACTAAAGAAGTTAACTTGCTGGTGTTTTACACAGTTTATATAAAGATTAAGGTACCTCTCGGTTTATTAAAGATTTTCATCCAATATTTATTGCCTCTACCAAGCATATCCTAGTACCATTAAATTACAAGTGTAGGTAAGTTCTCAAAGAAAGAAATCTgcctgtgtatatatatatatacaaacaaTATATGAGCAGAAATAAATTTTTGTAAGCATCAAACCAATGAACTTAGTACTTGATCATTACCAGCTTCCATCTCTTTTCTTCGATTCCTCGATTCGGATCACCATCGCCAAATACAAATgagaaaaactaaaagaaaacatgcataCAGTCAGTTCTTTCCTTTTCAACAAAACTTGAATGAATAAATATAATGAACGTTTCAGCCTCTCACTTACAGATTCACCAAATTTCAACGTCCCAACAATTGGTTgtggtttttctttttgcttcctATAAACAATTGGGATCCCAGTACATTAATTAATGACATAAACAATAAAGGAGGTTATTCGCAAAAGTCTTCTCAACAACTAAAATAACTCGAACTGCAACACTTCAACATCACTTAATAAGAAACAAGGATAACAGGGGTTACCGATACACTTCAGTCCGACACGAGGGAAAAACATCAATTGAATAATCATAACTCGTCCGATATGAGCTTCCTCCACTAGCgaaagaagaagttgaagacGTCGACGGGATGACATCAACATTTTCACTATTATTTTAATCAAAACAATATAGTTAATTAACAGTCCTAGTAGTACAAAAGTGTTCAAATTCAATTGAAAACAGTATCCCGAAAACTTACTTTAAGGCAATGGCTATAAGGGCAACAAGAATTGCAGCGAACACAAGAATAATGGAAGCAATCAGAGTAGTTCCAAATGAAACCCTTGCTAAATACTCAGCCCCAGCCTGTCAAAACGCATCATATGAATGCCGATGTCTTGCATAACTTCAAACACAATGAAGAAATTATCAAATCCCATAAGCATCACTACCTTTGCCTTCTCAAGCAGCGGCTCAACTCTTATTATGAAAGATCTGCCTACAAGTTTTGCTCGATAATCTCTGGGAAAAACATAGAGTACATTGCCTTCATCGGAGACCTATATATCTAGACCATAAGAATTGTACCATTTCACTAATATAATCTATAAAATAATCTAAACATGAGCTACTACATTTTCCATTCAATTTCTTCAGAAAACATAATTTACTAACAAAGTTCATGATTTTTGTTAACATAATGCATACGAGTATATAAATTTGTGAAAATTAGGACCTCCAAGAAGCCCTGAGTATCAGAAGCGAGAGCTTGCAAAGCGTTCTAAGCCTCATGGAGCTTAAGCCCAGCTCTGCCGGCCACGTCACCAACAGTCACTCTTCTTCCACAAGCGTCCACAGCGTCCATTGCTCGTTTTCTCACGTCGGAAGGTAACTTATCGCTCTCGACGGCACCGCCGGGCCTGATCGCTGCAGTGCTGGCTCTGACAACCGGCGCGGCAGCCCTAGATTGTGGAACCCTCGAGGCAGCGCCCGGGAAATTGGAGGTTTGGGAACGATTAGGTAAAAGTGCAGCTTTGAAAACGAGAACATGACGAGGGATTGGTGGAAGAGTGAAGCAGGTAGCCATGGATGCCATTGATTGATTTCAAAGACATTCTGCCCCTCCTGGCTTGCATCGCAAGTCAACACATAGTCCAGTTGGCTCCTGGCTTTTAGTGCTTGCATGGGAGcgaaaagaaacaaaaggtaaAAACCACTAGCGGTCACTCCAAAGTTGGTAAACCGAAAAAAATAGGGTACGTCGTTGGATAATGAACTGCATCAATGAGTCAAAAGCTCACATAAGCCATGAAGTACGGGAAAAAAAGTCTATAATTCTCATGAAATTAAAATTCGTGACATGAAAACGACATCGTGAGATCGTGACATCTTCTCAAAGCAACAGAAGTAGTTGCGTTGGTTACATTTAGAAACACTCTGAATGGCCATAGTGTCTAGCTAGCTAGTTGTACAATCAGTTGGCTGGAAGGAGACAGTCTTGTTCTCAAGGTCATATCCTACCAAGTAGTTTATCTGTGCCCAATTCCCATAGGTTCCGACACCGCTGCCTCAGGAGAATGCTAAGCAAACAGTCTCATCATCCACCCTAACAAAAGTGTTGGCAGATTTTAGCTTCACATCTGCCCCTTTAAAATGGAAAGTGACA
This region includes:
- the LOC133722925 gene encoding NAC domain-containing protein 83-like gives rise to the protein MEGGYERYMLLPGQRFCPMEDELLMYYLKPKVNGEEVPGKEALICELDLYGEQEPWNIWERYEARRANDLRRNKDLYFFTKKKKVSAKASRISRKVGSGTWKGQDAAKQIYLLDQNQQPTTTLLGFKKTYTYKNTSSVHHGRWIMYEFELDESQLLHKQEQVNKNAYSLCLLRKNDIPPEKKKRKLRQEEENHEMLQAKKNVPAPSLLDFPQLEKWYDQQQFLLPAEPQPSEENLGQQCQIPTLFSANEIMSDQDKNQLQQMPAEEGILTPGEVDLYGGNLSDVMVGANWPDSFIGELVKDDQPYTMEEGEWNDFLVQILST